One Setaria italica strain Yugu1 chromosome II, Setaria_italica_v2.0, whole genome shotgun sequence DNA segment encodes these proteins:
- the LOC101759542 gene encoding heavy metal-associated isoprenylated plant protein 23, producing the protein MGGTLEYLSGLLGGSGGHGHGKMKRRKQLQTVELKVRMDCEGCELKVRSALSSMKGVESVEINRKQQKVTVVGFVEASKVLKKAQSTGKKAEIWPYVPYSLVSQPYVAGTYDKRAPPGYVRSAEPGYVAAGGQQQHVGRPHDHLTDMFNDENPNSCSVM; encoded by the exons ATGGGGGGCACCTTGGAGTACCTGTCGGGGCTGCTGGGAGGCAGCggaggccatggccacggcaagatgaagaggaggaagcagcTGCAGACGGTGGAGCTCAAGGTCAGGATGGACTGCGAGGGATGCGAGCTCAAAGTCAGGAGCGCCCTCTCCTCCATGAAAG GGGTCGAGTCGGTGGAGATAAACCGGAAGCAGCAGAAGGTGACGGTGGTCGGGTTCGTGGAGGCGAGCAAGGTGCTGAAGAAAGCGCAGTCGACGGGGAAGAAGGCGGAGATCTGGCCCTACGTGCCTTACAGCCTCGTGAGCCAGCCCTACGTTGCCGGCACCTACGACAAGCGCGCCCCGCCGGGCTACGTCCGCAGCGCCGAGCCCGGCTacgtggccgccggcggccagcagcagcacgtCGGCCGCCCGCACGACCACCTCACCGACATGTTCAACGACGAGAACCCAAACTCCTGCTCGGTCATGTGA
- the LOC101759948 gene encoding non-specific lipid transfer protein-like 1 isoform X2 codes for MARLGLGLLAAVAVLALASGAASQALAPAPSSSMDCGAAVAGLLPCLSYVQQGSPQGKPAMECCAGVKGALKSPATVACLCAAFKQKYPVAINMTRAATLPAACGEDQAAFSKCNSPAPASGSAPAANSPGASKSAAARSPVSAFAVVAAVAAPLLSYYYL; via the exons ATGgcgcgcctcggcctcggcctgcTCGCGGCGGTGGCCGTCCTCGCGCTGGCGTCCGGCGCGGCGTCGCAGGCGCTGGCGCCGGCCCCGTCGTCATCGATGGACtgcggggcggcggtggcggggctcCTCCCGTGCCTCTCGTACGTGCAGCAGGGGAGCCCGCAGGGAAAGCCAGCCATGGAGTGCTGCGCCGGCGTCAAGGGCGCCCTCAAGAGCCCGGCCACCGTCGCCTGCCTCTGCGCCGCATTCAAACAGAAGTACCCCGTCGCGATCAACATGACCCGCGCCGCCACGCTGCCCGCCGCGTGCGGCGAGGACCAGGCCGCCTTCAGCAAGTGCAACA GTCCTGCACCTGCTTCTGGATCGGCACCGGCCGCCAACAGCCCAGGCGCATCGAAGTCGGCGGCAGCCCGATCGCCGGTCTCAGCATTCGCCGTCgtggccgccgtggccgcgcctCTGCTCTCTTATTACTACCTCTGA
- the LOC101759948 gene encoding non-specific lipid transfer protein-like 1 isoform X1 has product MARLGLGLLAAVAVLALASGAASQALAPAPSSSMDCGAAVAGLLPCLSYVQQGSPQGKPAMECCAGVKGALKSPATVACLCAAFKQKYPVAINMTRAATLPAACGEDQAAFSKCNIKVPGAPTEGPAPASGSAPAANSPGASKSAAARSPVSAFAVVAAVAAPLLSYYYL; this is encoded by the exons ATGgcgcgcctcggcctcggcctgcTCGCGGCGGTGGCCGTCCTCGCGCTGGCGTCCGGCGCGGCGTCGCAGGCGCTGGCGCCGGCCCCGTCGTCATCGATGGACtgcggggcggcggtggcggggctcCTCCCGTGCCTCTCGTACGTGCAGCAGGGGAGCCCGCAGGGAAAGCCAGCCATGGAGTGCTGCGCCGGCGTCAAGGGCGCCCTCAAGAGCCCGGCCACCGTCGCCTGCCTCTGCGCCGCATTCAAACAGAAGTACCCCGTCGCGATCAACATGACCCGCGCCGCCACGCTGCCCGCCGCGTGCGGCGAGGACCAGGCCGCCTTCAGCAAGTGCAACA TCAAAGTGCCCGGCGCCCCTACTGAAG GTCCTGCACCTGCTTCTGGATCGGCACCGGCCGCCAACAGCCCAGGCGCATCGAAGTCGGCGGCAGCCCGATCGCCGGTCTCAGCATTCGCCGTCgtggccgccgtggccgcgcctCTGCTCTCTTATTACTACCTCTGA
- the LOC101758731 gene encoding uncharacterized protein LOC101758731 isoform X1, with protein MVAELKDELQRRNLPVSGLKNDLVKRLFEAIQDKILDDGEKTNGGIPPEELKGGETPGSVDASVNQASIKELVDEGASEVMKQGADLVISVTEAYDESILTTSEVTQEAVVGTPEASQRSLDAVARVESSLVDTAATDETNGNGLESASSGDTIVEEANPRSDNHCDTIEQTPEDDTNKKLAIDDIPSDGTGGDIKLGLNMHIKILEMGDVYAPSDDTVLGADPEDADAVVAAEPEDDTSKKMTIDGVLSDANHTTVKLGVNVDCKIEQEKVPALPDAIELNADPKGADVVVAAENMIPKDNFSVNTLMHGNGHGDFKCSNGDTKPFLCREKDQVSEVNPDLDSQTKCVSIFDDNISADKNNDLKGNLNADDCDLELDAKQEMVKPSSTIPSPGDLLEVLDVDKEVHKIGATLQELGSTSNIDLDRDEESPDGSSIEKLNFDSCSGDESMDEDVLESKHIDSNIKSDDLGEKTEFTSEHGLKEVSLLDTAAEDSSAHTKEVVVEEKPPSPAEKRKPEDQEVIANNEPIKRQRLRNVNDVDISEQKAPKLTGTGTTKEVFHYAPSHSFGRPGTTASRDYPKERIVPPAQKPATTSLRIDRFVRPFTLKAVQELIGKTGSVCSFWMDHIKTHCYVTYSSVEEAVATRNAIYNLQWPPNNRNYLVAEFVDPEEVELKLEAPPPSQVPISLSTAIAPQAAPFQQPNANQTLPPQPAAALLPTPAPLAKLPPISGPGPAREMLLPPPPRNLEPPRTLDDLFKKTQVHPRIYYMPLSE; from the exons ATGGTTGCTGAGTTGAAGGATGAGCTTCAGCGAAGGAATCTACCTGTCAGTGGTTTGAAGAATGATCTTGTGAAGAGGCTCTTTGAGGCCATCCAGGATAAGATACTTGATGATGGGGAAAAAACAAATGGTGGAATTCCTCCTGAGGAGCTGAAAGGGGGTGAAACCCCTGGTTCTGTTGATGCATCTGTTAACCAGGCTTCAATCAAAGAACTTGTTGATGAAGGTGCTTCAGAGGTTATGAAACAGGGGGCAGATCTTGTTATCTCTGTTACAGAAGCTTATGATGAAAGTATATTAACTACTTCAGAAGTTACTCAGGAGGCTGTGGTTGGTACTCCAGAAGCTAGTCAGAGAAGTTTGGATGCTGTTGCAAGAGTTGAGTCTTCTCTAGTTGATACAGCAGCAACTGATGAAACCAATGGAAATGGCCTAGAATCAGCTTCAAGTGGCGACACTATAGTGGAGGAAGCAAATCCACGTTCTGATAATCACTGTGATACCATCGAGCAGACCCCAGAAGATGACACCAACAAGAAACTGGCTATTGATGATATACCTTCTGATGGTACTGGTGGTGACATCAAGTTAGGCCTTAATATGCACATCAAAATTCTAGAAATGGGAGATGTATATGCACCTTCTGATGATACCGTATTGGGTGCTGATCCTGAGGATGCTGATGCTGTTGTGGCTGCTGAACCAGAAGATGACACAAGCAAGAAAATGACCATTGATGGTGTATTGTCTGATGCTAACCATACTACTGTCAAGCTAGGTGTCAATGTAGACTGCAAAATTGAACAGGAAAAAGTACCAGCACTGCCTGATGCTATTGAATTGAATGCTGATCCTAAGGGTGCTGATGTTGTTGTGGCAGCAGAGAACATGATTCCTAAAGATAATTTCAGTGTGAATACTTTGATGCATGGCAATGGCCACGGAGACTTTAAGTGCTCTAATGGGGACACCAAGCCCTTCCTGTGCAGAGAAAAAGACCAGGTATCTGAGGTCAACCCAGATCTAGATTCTCAAACTAAGTGTGTATCAATTTTCGATGATAATATATCTGCTGACAAAAATAATGATCTAAAGGGTAACCTGAATGCTGATGATTGTGATTTAGAACTAGACGCAAAGCAGGAGATGGTCAAACCATCATCCACCATTCCCTCCCCAGGTGATCTTTTGGAAGTGTTGGATGTCGACAAAGAGGTGCATAAGATTGGTGCCACTTTGCAAGAGTTAGGCTCCACAAGTAATATAGACTTGGACAGAGATGAGGAGAGTCCTGATGGTAGTTCTATTGAGAAACTGAATTTTGATAGTTGTTCAGGTGATGAATCAATGGATGAGGATGTGTTGGAAAGTAAGCACATTGATTCCAATATCAAATCTGATGATCTTGGAGAGAAGACAGAGTTTACCTCAGAGCATGGGTTGAAAGAGGTGTCTCTCCTTGATACTGCTGCTGAGGATTCCTCTGCACACACAAAGGAAGTTGTAGTTGAAGAGAAGCCACCAAGTCCAGCTGAAAAGAGGAAACCTGAAG ATCAAGAGGTCATTGCAAATAATGAGCCAATCAAACGGCAGCGCCTACGGAACGTGAATGATGTCGATATTTCTGAACAAAAAGCACCCAAATTAACTGGCACCGGTACTACGAAGGAAGTCTTTCATTATGCTCCGAGCCATTCTTTTGGCAGGCCTGGCACAACAGCAAGCAGAGATTATCCAAAGGAGCGAATAG TACCACCTGCTCAAAAACCAGCAACAACTTCCTTAAGAATTGATCGATTTGTGCGCCCATTTACTCTGAAAGCTGTGCAAGAACTTATTGGTAAAACTGGATCTGTTTGTAGCTTTTGGATGGATCATATCAAGACCCACTGCTATGTTACT TACTCTTCAGTGGAGGAAGCAGTGGCTACGAGGAATGCTATCTACAACCTCCAGTGGCCCCCAAACAACCGCAACTATCTGGTCGCTGAATTTGTCGATCCAGAAGAGGTGGAGCTCAAACTTGAAGCCCCTCCCCCATCTCAAGTGCCTATCAGCTTGAGCACAGCTATAGCACCACAGGCAGCACCCTTCCAACAACCCAATGCTAACCAAACCCTACCTCCCCAACCTGCTGCTGCTCTGTTGCCAACTCCAGCACCTCTTGCCAAGCTGCCGCCTATCTCTGGCCCTGGACCAGCAAGAGAGATGCTTCTTCCCCCTCCTCCAAGGAACCTGGAACCTCCCCGGACACTGGATGATCTCTTCAAGAAGACACAGGTGCATCCAAGGATTTACTATATGCCCTTGTCCGAATAG
- the LOC101758731 gene encoding uncharacterized protein LOC101758731 isoform X3: MVAELKDELQRRNLPVSGLKNDLVKRLFEAIQDKILDDGEKTNGGIPPEELKGGETPGSVDASVNQASIKELVDEGASEVMKQGADLVISVTEAYDESILTTSEVTQEAVVGTPEASQRSLDAVARVESSLVDTAATDETNGNGLESASSGDTIVEEANPRSDNHCDTIEQTPEDDTNKKLAIDDIPSDGTGGDIKLGLNMHIKILEMGDVYAPSDDTVLGADPEDADAVVAAEPEDDTSKKMTIDGVLSDANHTTVKLGVNVDCKIEQEKVPALPDAIELNADPKGADVVVAAENMIPKDNFSVNTLMHGNGHGDFKCSNGDTKPFLCREKDQVSEVNPDLDSQTKCVSIFDDNISADKNNDLKGNLNADDCDLELDAKQEMVKPSSTIPSPGDLLEVLDVDKEVHKIGATLQELGSTSNIDLDRDEESPDGSSIEKLNFDSCSGDESMDEDVLESKHIDSNIKSDDLGEKTEFTSEHGLKEVSLLDTAAEDSSAHTKEVVVEEKPPSPAEKRKPEDQEVIANNEPIKRQRLRNVNDVDISEQKAPKLTGTGTTKEVFHYAPSHSFGRPGTTASRDYPKERIVPPAQKPATTSLRIDRFVRPFTLKAVQELIGKTGSVCSFWMDHIKTHCYVTVKLTLSYNKDG, translated from the exons ATGGTTGCTGAGTTGAAGGATGAGCTTCAGCGAAGGAATCTACCTGTCAGTGGTTTGAAGAATGATCTTGTGAAGAGGCTCTTTGAGGCCATCCAGGATAAGATACTTGATGATGGGGAAAAAACAAATGGTGGAATTCCTCCTGAGGAGCTGAAAGGGGGTGAAACCCCTGGTTCTGTTGATGCATCTGTTAACCAGGCTTCAATCAAAGAACTTGTTGATGAAGGTGCTTCAGAGGTTATGAAACAGGGGGCAGATCTTGTTATCTCTGTTACAGAAGCTTATGATGAAAGTATATTAACTACTTCAGAAGTTACTCAGGAGGCTGTGGTTGGTACTCCAGAAGCTAGTCAGAGAAGTTTGGATGCTGTTGCAAGAGTTGAGTCTTCTCTAGTTGATACAGCAGCAACTGATGAAACCAATGGAAATGGCCTAGAATCAGCTTCAAGTGGCGACACTATAGTGGAGGAAGCAAATCCACGTTCTGATAATCACTGTGATACCATCGAGCAGACCCCAGAAGATGACACCAACAAGAAACTGGCTATTGATGATATACCTTCTGATGGTACTGGTGGTGACATCAAGTTAGGCCTTAATATGCACATCAAAATTCTAGAAATGGGAGATGTATATGCACCTTCTGATGATACCGTATTGGGTGCTGATCCTGAGGATGCTGATGCTGTTGTGGCTGCTGAACCAGAAGATGACACAAGCAAGAAAATGACCATTGATGGTGTATTGTCTGATGCTAACCATACTACTGTCAAGCTAGGTGTCAATGTAGACTGCAAAATTGAACAGGAAAAAGTACCAGCACTGCCTGATGCTATTGAATTGAATGCTGATCCTAAGGGTGCTGATGTTGTTGTGGCAGCAGAGAACATGATTCCTAAAGATAATTTCAGTGTGAATACTTTGATGCATGGCAATGGCCACGGAGACTTTAAGTGCTCTAATGGGGACACCAAGCCCTTCCTGTGCAGAGAAAAAGACCAGGTATCTGAGGTCAACCCAGATCTAGATTCTCAAACTAAGTGTGTATCAATTTTCGATGATAATATATCTGCTGACAAAAATAATGATCTAAAGGGTAACCTGAATGCTGATGATTGTGATTTAGAACTAGACGCAAAGCAGGAGATGGTCAAACCATCATCCACCATTCCCTCCCCAGGTGATCTTTTGGAAGTGTTGGATGTCGACAAAGAGGTGCATAAGATTGGTGCCACTTTGCAAGAGTTAGGCTCCACAAGTAATATAGACTTGGACAGAGATGAGGAGAGTCCTGATGGTAGTTCTATTGAGAAACTGAATTTTGATAGTTGTTCAGGTGATGAATCAATGGATGAGGATGTGTTGGAAAGTAAGCACATTGATTCCAATATCAAATCTGATGATCTTGGAGAGAAGACAGAGTTTACCTCAGAGCATGGGTTGAAAGAGGTGTCTCTCCTTGATACTGCTGCTGAGGATTCCTCTGCACACACAAAGGAAGTTGTAGTTGAAGAGAAGCCACCAAGTCCAGCTGAAAAGAGGAAACCTGAAG ATCAAGAGGTCATTGCAAATAATGAGCCAATCAAACGGCAGCGCCTACGGAACGTGAATGATGTCGATATTTCTGAACAAAAAGCACCCAAATTAACTGGCACCGGTACTACGAAGGAAGTCTTTCATTATGCTCCGAGCCATTCTTTTGGCAGGCCTGGCACAACAGCAAGCAGAGATTATCCAAAGGAGCGAATAG TACCACCTGCTCAAAAACCAGCAACAACTTCCTTAAGAATTGATCGATTTGTGCGCCCATTTACTCTGAAAGCTGTGCAAGAACTTATTGGTAAAACTGGATCTGTTTGTAGCTTTTGGATGGATCATATCAAGACCCACTGCTATGTTACT GTAAAGCTAACACTTTCATACAACAAAGATGGGTAA
- the LOC101759134 gene encoding uncharacterized protein LOC101759134, whose translation MPLFFSKLAPLVPRFRRLSTAAATAAGEDPKLSRIADELLALSPAELDDYAALLRLKLRLSLTSSAAAGGASSAGAGDASAGPEEAAAAVKTAFDVKIEKYEAAAKIKIIKEVRAVTDLGLKEAKELVEKAPVVVRTGLPKEEAEALAAKLKAAGAAVALE comes from the coding sequence ATGCCACTCTTCTTCTCCAAATTGGCACCACTGGTCCCCCGCTTCCGCCGCCtttccacggcggcggcgaccgccgccggcgaggacccTAAGCTGTCGCGGATCGCGGACGAGCTCCTCGCCCTCTCCCCAGCCGAACTGGACGACTACGCCGCGCTCCTGCGCCTCAAGCTCCGCCTCTCGCTCACCTCCAGCGCGGCCGCCGGTGGCGCCTCTTCGGCCGGGGCCGGGGACGCTTCCGCGGGacccgaggaggccgccgcggcggtgaagACGGCGTTCGACGTGAAGATCGAGAAGTACGAGGCCGCGGCgaagatcaagatcatcaaggAGGTGCGCGCGGTGACGGACCTGGGTCTGAAGGAGGcgaaggagctggtggagaagGCGCCCGTCGTGGTTCGCACGGGGTTGCccaaggaggaggccgaggcgctCGCGGCCAAGctcaaggccgccggcgccgccgtagcACTCGAGTGA
- the LOC101758731 gene encoding uncharacterized protein LOC101758731 isoform X2, with product MVAELKDELQRRNLPVSGLKNDLVKRLFEAIQDKILDDGEKTNGGIPPEELKGGETPGSVDASVNQASIKELVDEGASEVMKQGADLVISVTEAYDESILTTSEVTQEAVVGTPEASQRSLDAVARVESSLVDTAATDETNGNGLESASSGDTIVEEANPRSDNHCDTIEQTPEDDTNKKLAIDDIPSDGTGGDIKLGLNMHIKILEMGDVYAPSDDTVLGADPEDADAVVAAEPEDDTSKKMTIDGVLSDANHTTVKLGVNVDCKIEQEKVPALPDAIELNADPKGADVVVAAENMIPKDNFSVNTLMHGNGHGDFKCSNGDTKPFLCREKDQVSEVNPDLDSQTKCVSIFDDNISADKNNDLKGNLNADDCDLELDAKQEMVKPSSTIPSPGDLLEVLDVDKEVHKIGATLQELGSTSNIDLDRDEESPDGSSIEKLNFDSCSGDESMDEDVLESKHIDSNIKSDDLGEKTEFTSEHGLKEVSLLDTAAEDSSAHTKEVVVEEKPPSPAEKRKPEDQEVIANNEPIKRQRLRNVNDVDISEQKAPKLTGTGTTKEVFHYAPSHSFGRPGTTASRDYPKERIVPPAQKPATTSLRIDRFVRPFTLKAVQELIGKTGSVCSFWMDHIKTHCYVTVKLTLSYNKDGTLQWRKQWLRGMLSTTSSGPQTTATIWSLNLSIQKRWSSNLKPLPHLKCLSA from the exons ATGGTTGCTGAGTTGAAGGATGAGCTTCAGCGAAGGAATCTACCTGTCAGTGGTTTGAAGAATGATCTTGTGAAGAGGCTCTTTGAGGCCATCCAGGATAAGATACTTGATGATGGGGAAAAAACAAATGGTGGAATTCCTCCTGAGGAGCTGAAAGGGGGTGAAACCCCTGGTTCTGTTGATGCATCTGTTAACCAGGCTTCAATCAAAGAACTTGTTGATGAAGGTGCTTCAGAGGTTATGAAACAGGGGGCAGATCTTGTTATCTCTGTTACAGAAGCTTATGATGAAAGTATATTAACTACTTCAGAAGTTACTCAGGAGGCTGTGGTTGGTACTCCAGAAGCTAGTCAGAGAAGTTTGGATGCTGTTGCAAGAGTTGAGTCTTCTCTAGTTGATACAGCAGCAACTGATGAAACCAATGGAAATGGCCTAGAATCAGCTTCAAGTGGCGACACTATAGTGGAGGAAGCAAATCCACGTTCTGATAATCACTGTGATACCATCGAGCAGACCCCAGAAGATGACACCAACAAGAAACTGGCTATTGATGATATACCTTCTGATGGTACTGGTGGTGACATCAAGTTAGGCCTTAATATGCACATCAAAATTCTAGAAATGGGAGATGTATATGCACCTTCTGATGATACCGTATTGGGTGCTGATCCTGAGGATGCTGATGCTGTTGTGGCTGCTGAACCAGAAGATGACACAAGCAAGAAAATGACCATTGATGGTGTATTGTCTGATGCTAACCATACTACTGTCAAGCTAGGTGTCAATGTAGACTGCAAAATTGAACAGGAAAAAGTACCAGCACTGCCTGATGCTATTGAATTGAATGCTGATCCTAAGGGTGCTGATGTTGTTGTGGCAGCAGAGAACATGATTCCTAAAGATAATTTCAGTGTGAATACTTTGATGCATGGCAATGGCCACGGAGACTTTAAGTGCTCTAATGGGGACACCAAGCCCTTCCTGTGCAGAGAAAAAGACCAGGTATCTGAGGTCAACCCAGATCTAGATTCTCAAACTAAGTGTGTATCAATTTTCGATGATAATATATCTGCTGACAAAAATAATGATCTAAAGGGTAACCTGAATGCTGATGATTGTGATTTAGAACTAGACGCAAAGCAGGAGATGGTCAAACCATCATCCACCATTCCCTCCCCAGGTGATCTTTTGGAAGTGTTGGATGTCGACAAAGAGGTGCATAAGATTGGTGCCACTTTGCAAGAGTTAGGCTCCACAAGTAATATAGACTTGGACAGAGATGAGGAGAGTCCTGATGGTAGTTCTATTGAGAAACTGAATTTTGATAGTTGTTCAGGTGATGAATCAATGGATGAGGATGTGTTGGAAAGTAAGCACATTGATTCCAATATCAAATCTGATGATCTTGGAGAGAAGACAGAGTTTACCTCAGAGCATGGGTTGAAAGAGGTGTCTCTCCTTGATACTGCTGCTGAGGATTCCTCTGCACACACAAAGGAAGTTGTAGTTGAAGAGAAGCCACCAAGTCCAGCTGAAAAGAGGAAACCTGAAG ATCAAGAGGTCATTGCAAATAATGAGCCAATCAAACGGCAGCGCCTACGGAACGTGAATGATGTCGATATTTCTGAACAAAAAGCACCCAAATTAACTGGCACCGGTACTACGAAGGAAGTCTTTCATTATGCTCCGAGCCATTCTTTTGGCAGGCCTGGCACAACAGCAAGCAGAGATTATCCAAAGGAGCGAATAG TACCACCTGCTCAAAAACCAGCAACAACTTCCTTAAGAATTGATCGATTTGTGCGCCCATTTACTCTGAAAGCTGTGCAAGAACTTATTGGTAAAACTGGATCTGTTTGTAGCTTTTGGATGGATCATATCAAGACCCACTGCTATGTTACT GTAAAGCTAACACTTTCATACAACAAAGATGG TACTCTTCAGTGGAGGAAGCAGTGGCTACGAGGAATGCTATCTACAACCTCCAGTGGCCCCCAAACAACCGCAACTATCTGGTCGCTGAATTTGTCGATCCAGAAGAGGTGGAGCTCAAACTTGAAGCCCCTCCCCCATCTCAAGTGCCTATCAGCTTGA